The DNA window ctttaaaagaggttctgaatcaacttagacaatgaaacgttagtaataaccgaatcataatttctaaaagatttcaatcagaacttctgacaaaaaaaatgttccacattcatttcagaagatactcatatatgagaacttttcatcttctcattctgggcataaatccatactgatgttcttcagaatgaacttaaacctatcttcagccaggggttttgtaaagatatcagcccattgatggtctgtatcaacaaagtttaaagatatgacacccttctgaacatagtcccttatgaaatgatgtttaatctcaatatgtttagcttttgaatgaagaataggattcttagataaacatatagcagaagtattatcacagaatataggaatgttactctcagatatctgataatcttctaactgactcttcatccagagcatctgtgtactacaaccagcagcagctacatattctgcttctgtcgttgatagagcaatagttgcttgcttcttgctgtaccaggagatcaaatgacttccaagaaattggcaacttcctgaagtactttttctttcaattctgtctccagcataatcagcatcgcagaatcctactaagttgtattctttagattttctgtaaactaagccaacattagtagtacctttcagataccttagaattctcttaacagcagttaaatgagattctctaggatctgattggaatctagcacacaaacaaacactgaacagaatgtcaggtctagaagcagtcagatatagaagagatccaatcatacctctgtataacttctgatctaccttcttacttacctcatccttacctaggatgcatgttggatgcataggagttttggcttctttgcagtccagaagattaaacttctttagaagttccttcacatacttggtttggtgaacatacgttccttctgatgtttgatttatttgtattccaaggaaatacttgagttctcccatcatgctcatttcaaactcagcctgcatagactcagcaaactcctttccaagtgtagcattagatgttccaaaaataatatcatctacatatatttgacaaattaaaatatccttttcaaaggttttacaaaagagagtagtgtccacttttcctctagtgaaaccattatctagaaggaaagaacttaagcgttcataccatgctctgggagcttgcttcaatccatataatgatttctttagtttaaacacatgattcggagacatagagtcttcaaaaccaggaggttgatggacataaacttcttcatctatataaccatttaagaaggcactcttaacatccatttgatagagagtgatgttatgttgagtggcaaaagaaattaatagacgaatagattctaacctggccactggtgcaaaggtttctgtataatcaatcccttcttgctgactataaccctgagccaccagtctggctttgtttcttaccacttcacctttctcactgagcttgtttctgaagacccattttgtaccaattatattgaacccatctggtctaggaacaagatcccaaacatcattccttgtaaactgattcagttcttcttgcatagcaattatccagtctggatcttctagagcatgatcaacagaagttggctcgatcaaagatacaagacctaattggcagtctgcattgttcttaaggaatgctcttgttctgattggatcatccttctttccaagaatgacatcttctgaatgaccagagataagtctggatgatcttctgacagatggttcttcagaaatgcttagatcctccagagaagctgatacttgatcttctggttctttgcttctgaggagctctgcttctgatgcgttgcttcttggctcaacaacttctgatatatcaatatcacaatctgcaaaattatcaaactgctttggtttttcagaaccaagcttatcatcaaacctgatattgattgattcttctacaaccaatgtttcagtattgtatactctgtagccttttgagcgttcagaatatccaagaaggaaacacttttgagctttggaatcaaacttaccaagatgatctttagtgttcagaataaagcatacacatccaaaaggatggaaatatgaaatgttgggctttctattcttccacaattcataaggagtcttatttagaataggtctgatagagattctattctgaatatagcatgcagtgtttattgcttctgcccagaaatgcttagccatattggtttcattgatcatggttctggccatttcttgcagagtcctattctttcgttctacaaccccattttgctgtggagttctaggacaagagaaatcatgggcaataccattctctttgaagaattcttcaaaggatccgttctcaaattcaccaccatgatcacttctgacctttatgattttacactctttttcagattgaatctgaatgcagaaatcaaagaacactgaatgagtctcatccttgtgttttaagaattttacccaagtccagcggctataatcatctacgatgactaatccatatttctttcctctgacagatgctgttttgactggtccaaacagatcaatgtgcaagagttctaatggccttgaggtagaaacaacattcttagacttgaatgcaggtttggagaacttgcccttctgacatgcttcacaaagagcatctgatttgaatttcagattagggagtcctctgaccagattcagtttgttaatctgagaaatctttctcaaactagcatgacctaatcttctgtgccagacccactgctcttcagaaacagacataagacaggtcaccttctgactcataagatcttgcagatctgtcttataaatgttgttcttcctcttgcctgtaaataggattgagccatccttctgatttacagccttgcaagacttttgattaaagattatatcataaccattgtcactcaattgactgatagataagaggttatgagttaatccttctacaagaagtacattagaaatggaaggagagttaccagactttatagttccagagccaattatcttgcccttctgatctcctccaaacttgacttctcctccagacttaagcaccaggtcttggaacatagaccttcttcctgtcatgtgtcgtgagcatccagagtccaggtaccatgacatgttgtgctttgtccttcttgcagccaaggatatctcttcagaatctgattctgatgtagattctgatccgtcatcttctgtcgccatcagcgcacagttggcctgctcatcttctgaatcatcttctgactcatcccaggttaccataagacctttcttcttatgaaacttcttcttgggattctccttctgaagatttggacattcattcctgaagtgtcctggttcattgcattcatagcacatgaccttcttcttgtcagatcttctgtcatcagaagattctccatgttcaaatctctttgaacttctgaagcctctgaacttcctttgcttgctcttccagagttgatttacttttctggaaatcatggacagttcatcttcttcttcagattctgattcttcaggatcttcttctttggcctgaaaagcgttagtgcatttcttgatattagattttaatgcaatagacttacctttcttttgaggctcatttgcatccagctcaatttcatggcttctcaaggcactgatcagctcttccagagaaacttcattcagattctttgcaatcttgaatgcagtcaccataggaccccatcttctgggtaagcttctgatgatcttctttacgtgatcagccttggtgtatcccttgtcaagaactctcaatccagcagtaagagtttgaaatcttgaaaacatcttttcaatgtcttcatcatcctccatcttgaaggcttcatacttctggattaaggctagagctttagtctccttgacttgagcatttccttcatgagtcattttcaaggactcatatatgtcataggccgtttccctgttagatatcttctcatactcagcatgagagatagcattcagcaaaacagttctgcatttatgatgattcctgaaaaacttcttttgatcatcattcatttcttgccttgacagcttcacgccactggcatttactggatgtttgtaaccatccattagaagatcccatagatcaccatctagacccagaaagtaactttccagtttatctttccagtattcaaagttttcaccatcaaataccggcggtctagtataaccattgttaccgttgtattgctcagcagagccagatgtagatgcaggtgtagatgtagacttttcactttcatcaaccatcttttaaatgaagcgtttttctcttcctgaatcttttctaaacacggttaagtgcttgcaccttagaaccggcgctctgatgccaattgaaggatagaaaaacacttagaaagggggggattgaataagtgtgactttaaatcttggacgataaaaataaattgcacaattatttttatcctggttcgctgttaacgaagctactccagtccacccccgcagagatgatttacctcaacctgaggatttaatccactaatcgcacggattacaatggttttccacttagtccgcaactaagtcttccagagtcttctgatcacacactgatcactccaggaacaactgcttagataccctctaagacttttctagagtctactgatcaacacgatcactctaggcttagttcactcctaagacttccctagagtattctgatcaacacgatcactctagttccttacaacttaatgtaattctaagagtattacaaatgcttcttaaaagcgataatcacaactgtgatatttctcttaacgtttaagcttaatctcactaaaatattacaacagcaatgtagtgaattgatgaagattctgagtttagatttgaacagcgtttcagcaagtttgatataagatgttttggtgcagaatcgttaaccttgcttctcatcagaacttcatatttataggcgttgagaagatgaccgttgaatgcatttaatgctttgcgtgttccgtacagcattgcacttaatgttatacgcttttgtcaactacctcgagccttgttcacgctgtgtctactgacgtagcctttagtagcttttaacgttccttttgtcagtcagcgtagtctgccacctgtacttccttctgatctgatgtttgagaatacgacgtttgaatatcatcagagtcaaaacagcttggtgcatagcatcttctgatcttctgaccttgaagtgcttctgagcgtgataccatcttctgatcttcagtgcttctgatctcatgttcttctgatgcttccatagacccatgttctgattctgcttcgaccatcttctgatgtcttgccagaccatgttctgatgttgcatgctgaaccatttgagatacaacttctgagcgctgaattatgcgtactctttatatatatttcctgaaagggaaattgcattggattagagtaccatattatcttaagcaaaattcatattattgttatcatcaaaactaagataattgataagaacaaatcttgttctaacagtatgcTATTTTCTGCATTGGCAGAGGGATTGAAGTTaacattgaaggatagaaaaacacttagaaagggggggtttgaataagtgtagtttaaaaactcttaagataaaaacaatttgcacaatgatttttatcctggttcgttgttaaccaaactactccagtccacccttgacaaggtgatttacctcaactgaggatttaatccactaatcacacaagattacaatggttttccacttagataacctctaagtcttctagagtatcctgatcactctaggaacacaatgcttagataccctctaagacttttctaagaatccgatcacaacttgatctcctctagttctttacaaatgaatgtaaaatcttacaagagttatacaatgcttcttataaagctataatcacaaatgtgatatttctcttaaagtttaagcttaatctcactaagatattacaacaacaataagtgaggttgatgatgaagttttgagagcttttgatttgaactgcGTTTCAGCAAAGTGTTGTCAAGTGTTGTAACATTgcctctcatcagaacttcaattatataggagtttgagaagatgaccgttgggagcatttaatgcgttgcgtgatccgtacagcattgcatttaatgtttcactcttttgtcaactacctcgagccttgcttttcctgctgcAACTGACTTttccgttaatagcttctaacgttccttttgtcagtcagcgtagcctgccatcttgtacttgcttctgatttgatgtttgtaaatacaatgtttgaatcttatcagagtacaaacagcttggtgcagagcatcttcttctcttctgaccttgaagagcttctgagcgtgataccatgagaacttcagtgcttctgcttctgatctcaagttcttctgatgcttcaatagaccatattctgattctgcttgaccatcttctgatgtcttgccagaccatgttctgatgttgcacgctgaaccttctgagtcagtgcttcttgcgctgagtttgtgcatactctttatatatatttcctgaaatggaaattgcataggattagagtaccacattgtcttaagcaaaattcatatacattgttatcatcaaaactaagaatattgatcagaacaattcttgttctaacaatctccccctttttgatgatgacaaaaacatatataattgatatgaatttgcaatcagaatgaCAGATGACACACGACaaatacacagttatagcataagcatataaacaatgtgtgtgaatatgtctccccctgagattaacaatctccccctgaaataaatactagaagaactTTATAactaaaggacttccctgagtatttttcatttcagttgagacaAACACATTGGCTTAGAactttcagaacattcatagcttatgCTActagcttccataggacagcttcagagctttgaatttcttcttgaatcctAGCTTGCTTGATTTGTTATCAGAACCTGATTtgaatcagaacattgttgaatgtaacaGAGCaccatcagagcatctttacatcctgaaatgtttcaaaaCAAACTAGATGATAATAATCAGAGCATAGAAtgtatatgtatcagagcaagatAAACATATAGAAGGAAAGAATGTGTAAGCGCATATTCTGcaacgagaatatcagaacatctttcttcttgcttctgatcttgaagcttctcagcactaagcttgcttcaaatgtTCAATTCATGCTTCTCAAGCAGAATTGTAtttcccatgtatttgcttcttatattgagctttttcagaacttcttcaatcctgcaaaaaatctcaaaaacaaagaactttcaacttgcaaataatgttagaaatgttgagacttactcccagcaactaatATAATAACTCAAATCAATTATTACGTTTTCTTCCCCTTtttttcataacatcaaaaagcacataagattcagatgaaaaacaaacaatatgagagaagagagtttcattgattcatcaaaatatatcaaaagatacaaatgcaagaaacaaatgcaagaaacaagggacaactaagaccaaaagactacgactagcctagtttagaAACAATATTGgctagaaggttttgaatctcagagtTGCTTTTAGCCTGCGTCTTCATAAATGAGCAAAACTCGTTGTTggtatcttcttgcttgtccagacgagaagTCAGATCAACTTGATTCTTTTGGATAGCCTCCAAGGTCTTCACAAGAgcagagggttcaccagaagaagcttcagaACTTCTGTTCAGAGAGACAGGATTCTCAACAGTAGActcaatcatgagaacatcatcttgattttcctcaacaggaatatcttcagcaggatgattctcatcaGCTTGATTCTCAGCAACATgcatctcagcatcagcttcttctaAAGAAGCATCATCAGAATATtctggagcaggaagatcagattcTTCAGCATTCttaagagcttgaagaatggcagccagatttctgggaggtgtaggagcagcaacttctgatgggTATACTACTTCAGGAATGACCATATCAGGGGCCTTCTCAGAAGGGTTCTCCCTCAGCAAGTTGAACAGCCAttggaagtctccagtcagaaccacTGAAAAACTTGGCTTCCAAACAACAAGTGCCCTGCAAGGGTTTTCTCCCACAGCCTCAGGAACTCGTTCTTCTGCAAGTTCATCAACAAATTCCTTTTCTTCCAAACAGTACCTACCTCCAAGACGAGTGAACCAGAAGTCTTCGGAATGCCTGAGAATTCCACGAGGAAGTGGGGCTAGTGTTTCACAGCTATATTGAAGCTCCAAAAAATCATAGTCAGCTTTTCTTCTGAAAGACATCCAGAGATTTCTCATGGAAACAACATTCATTCCAGCATAATGAGCTTCTCTCACAGCCTCAAAACCTCTCTTGAGATTCACTTTTacaatttcaaaaaatacaacAAGTTTAAGTGCTCGACGGGATTTGAATTTGGTTTTGGCAGAATCTGGTTTCAGAACAcaatagggttgaggttctctatctaGATAGGGTACAAATTCTATTTCTTCTGACTCAGCATCTGGTACCATaagctcaggttcaggacgggGTTTAGGAGTGAAATTACAGTCACGAAACAATTGGGCCACGGTTCCAGAACTCTAAGAGTCCGAAGAAGGTGAATTGTTTGTAACTGGGTTGGCAATGGGGGATTTGGTTtgatgaggaggaggttgagaaggaGATGTGTTTGTGTGAGGAGGAAAGAtagtttgaaggggttggatgTCAAGAATGGGTGTATCAAGAGGATGATCAGAAGCAGGGTTGGTTGagggtgaaggaggaggagtgAGAACTTTTGAAGTAGGTGGAGAAGGAGGGATAAGAACATTTG is part of the Vicia villosa cultivar HV-30 ecotype Madison, WI linkage group LG2, Vvil1.0, whole genome shotgun sequence genome and encodes:
- the LOC131650054 gene encoding pectinesterase inhibitor 10-like: MSKGIHISEPVSVHVLRSEDTPTEVAQSPEPENQPETAPPESPQPTKVLTPPSSPHSNVLIPPSPPTSKVLTPPPSPSTNPASDHPLDTPILDIQPLQTIFPPHTNTSPSQPPPHQTKSPIANPVTNNSPSSDS